From one Gracilibacillus salinarum genomic stretch:
- a CDS encoding right-handed parallel beta-helix repeat-containing protein, translated as MKKTILYLFAAAILFVFGFNITDSTHDNAIYVAINGNDQNDGTKSKPFRTLNKAASEARAGSIVYIKEGIYKERLVVRYSGTKLKPITFKAYNQDKVVLTGEDIKNVEGDTSLVNIDNKNYITISGLIIQDLTSNLMNETVIGMYVTGSSSHITLENNVVRRMETHAEDGNAHGIAIYGTGPMKDIDIINNTIEDLKLGWSESLVLNGNIDGFNVDNNVVRRNDNIGIDLIGHEGISNDTKADYVRNGIVKNNEVYEISSYGNSAYGEEYSAGGIYVDGGKNITIEKNTIYNCDIGIEATSEHAKQYADNIQITDNIVYNNHYTGISIGGYDENRGGTINSSITKNIIYRNDTKGLAGGQLLLQHDIKNNVIEKNILTAGPSRIFIANFFTTNHDNVLTRNVFHKEKGKTGLWVWRKEEFTSFQDFKLASTSNPQSSYLDPMFENETNYDFTLKKESPAKNIIEPELFIESLR; from the coding sequence ATGAAAAAGACGATTCTTTACCTCTTTGCAGCAGCTATTTTATTTGTTTTTGGTTTTAATATAACAGATTCAACACATGATAATGCTATATACGTTGCTATAAACGGAAATGATCAAAATGATGGTACTAAATCAAAACCATTTCGCACACTAAATAAAGCTGCTTCAGAAGCAAGAGCGGGATCGATTGTCTACATAAAAGAAGGCATCTATAAAGAGAGGCTAGTTGTTAGGTATAGTGGAACAAAATTAAAACCAATCACGTTTAAAGCCTATAATCAAGACAAGGTTGTTCTTACTGGTGAGGACATAAAGAATGTAGAAGGGGATACGTCCCTTGTTAACATAGATAATAAAAATTATATCACTATTAGTGGACTCATTATTCAAGATTTAACTTCTAACTTAATGAATGAAACTGTAATAGGGATGTATGTAACAGGCTCAAGCAGCCATATTACGTTAGAAAATAATGTAGTACGAAGAATGGAAACGCATGCAGAAGATGGGAATGCCCATGGGATTGCTATATACGGAACGGGCCCGATGAAAGATATTGATATTATAAATAATACAATTGAGGATTTAAAACTCGGATGGAGTGAATCACTCGTTCTTAATGGGAATATCGATGGTTTTAACGTTGACAATAACGTAGTCCGCAGAAATGATAATATCGGTATCGATTTAATTGGTCATGAGGGTATATCCAATGATACAAAAGCTGACTACGTTCGAAATGGTATTGTTAAAAATAATGAAGTGTATGAAATATCCTCGTACGGTAATTCAGCATATGGAGAAGAATATAGTGCCGGTGGGATTTATGTTGATGGTGGGAAAAATATAACGATTGAGAAGAATACTATTTATAATTGTGATATCGGAATTGAGGCAACCTCTGAGCATGCAAAACAATATGCTGATAACATTCAAATAACAGACAACATTGTGTATAACAACCACTATACAGGAATATCGATTGGTGGATATGATGAAAATCGGGGAGGAACAATAAACTCTTCCATTACAAAAAACATTATCTATCGAAATGATACGAAAGGGCTAGCAGGAGGGCAACTGCTATTACAGCATGATATAAAAAACAATGTGATAGAAAAAAATATTCTAACCGCAGGACCATCTCGTATTTTTATCGCCAACTTTTTTACAACGAATCATGATAATGTACTAACAAGAAATGTCTTTCATAAAGAAAAGGGAAAAACAGGTCTTTGGGTATGGAGGAAAGAAGAATTCACTTCTTTTCAAGATTTCAAACTTGCTTCAACTAGTAATCCCCAATCTAGTTACTTGGATCCAATGTTTGAAAATGAAACCAACTATGATTTTACATTAAAAAAAGAATCTCCTGCAAAAAATATTATTGAACCTGAATTATTCATAGAAAGTCTTAGATAA
- a CDS encoding WYL domain-containing protein gives MVVKKDRWYLVASRDGELRNYRVSRIHMAKVEKETFRRPLPFNLAAYWERSKAEFV, from the coding sequence TTGGTAGTAAAAAAGGATAGATGGTACCTTGTTGCATCAAGAGATGGAGAGTTACGCAATTACAGGGTGTCTCGCATACACATGGCAAAAGTTGAAAAAGAGACTTTTAGAAGGCCGCTTCCTTTCAATTTGGCAGCATACTGGGAACGATCAAAAGCAGAGTTCGTATAA
- the alr gene encoding alanine racemase: MTEKFYRDSWVEVNLDHIIYNIEQLRNKLYDKTDIYAVVKANAYGHGDVEVANAALQGGATRLAVAVLDEALRLREAGITAPVLVMGYIRPEDAAVAVDHDITVTCYQPAWLEAVQGLELPNPIKVHLKWDTGMGRIGVRNEEELVDILPLMQHPNVHLEAIFTHFATADEIDLTHFEAQLERFETLRRVFQHHWKGHKVLFHTGNSAASMRFPEKMFDFVRFGISMYGLYPSKDVKKEKPIDLQPALGLHSKLIHVKKVESGTPISYGATYITEEEEWIGTVPLGYADGINRHLQGTDVLVNGKRCEIIGRICMDQFMVRLAGPAQSGDLVTLIGSQGDETIEIDEWANHLETINYEVACMISHRVPRIYP, translated from the coding sequence ATGACCGAAAAATTTTATCGCGATTCCTGGGTAGAAGTAAATTTAGATCATATTATATATAATATAGAACAATTACGAAATAAACTGTATGATAAAACGGATATTTATGCGGTTGTAAAGGCAAATGCATATGGACATGGTGACGTGGAAGTAGCAAATGCCGCTTTGCAAGGGGGAGCAACGAGGCTAGCTGTAGCAGTGTTAGATGAAGCATTGCGATTACGGGAAGCTGGTATAACTGCTCCTGTTTTGGTGATGGGTTACATTCGGCCGGAGGATGCGGCAGTTGCTGTGGATCATGATATTACGGTAACGTGCTATCAGCCAGCCTGGCTAGAAGCCGTACAAGGTTTAGAATTGCCAAACCCAATAAAGGTACATTTAAAATGGGATACAGGCATGGGACGTATCGGTGTTCGAAATGAAGAAGAGTTGGTGGACATTCTGCCATTAATGCAACATCCCAATGTGCATCTTGAAGCGATTTTCACACACTTTGCGACTGCAGATGAAATAGACCTTACTCATTTTGAAGCGCAATTAGAGCGCTTCGAAACGCTTCGTCGTGTTTTTCAACATCATTGGAAAGGGCATAAGGTATTATTTCATACCGGAAACAGCGCCGCGAGTATGAGATTCCCTGAAAAGATGTTTGATTTTGTCCGGTTTGGTATCAGCATGTACGGATTATATCCTTCCAAGGACGTAAAAAAGGAAAAGCCTATTGATTTACAACCTGCACTAGGCCTTCATAGTAAGTTAATACATGTGAAGAAAGTGGAGTCAGGAACACCAATTAGTTACGGAGCAACCTATATAACCGAAGAAGAAGAATGGATTGGAACAGTTCCGCTTGGTTATGCAGATGGTATTAATCGTCATTTGCAAGGTACAGATGTCCTCGTGAACGGGAAGCGCTGTGAGATTATCGGCCGCATTTGTATGGACCAATTCATGGTTCGGTTAGCTGGTCCGGCTCAATCAGGTGATCTGGTAACACTTATTGGTTCCCAAGGGGATGAAACCATTGAGATCGATGAGTGGGCCAATCATTTAGAAACGATCAACTATGAAGTGGCTTGCATGATCAGTCACCGTGTTCCAAGAATATATCCTTAA
- a CDS encoding CopG family ribbon-helix-helix protein, whose amino-acid sequence MVLSEDLQEVAVRLPKNLLNEVDGLMKSEDSNLSDFICQATRTYLRETKKRHIQESMQRGYMEMAKINLNIASEAFQAEEEAENTLERLVSGV is encoded by the coding sequence ATGGTTTTGTCTGAAGACTTGCAAGAAGTTGCTGTGAGATTACCTAAAAACCTGCTGAATGAGGTGGACGGCTTGATGAAAAGCGAAGATAGCAATTTAAGTGATTTTATTTGCCAAGCAACCAGAACGTATTTGCGTGAAACAAAAAAACGTCATATTCAAGAATCCATGCAAAGAGGATATATGGAAATGGCGAAAATTAATTTGAATATTGCTTCGGAAGCTTTTCAGGCGGAAGAGGAGGCAGAAAACACCCTTGAGCGCTTAGTGAGCGGGGTGTAG
- a CDS encoding type II toxin-antitoxin system PemK/MazF family toxin, with protein MIVKRGDVYFADLSPVVGSEQGGVRPVLVLQNDIGNRFSPTVIVAAITAQIQKAKLPTHVEIDAEKYGFERNSVILLEQIRTIDKQRLTDKITQLDSNMMERIDRGLEISLGLTDF; from the coding sequence TTGATTGTGAAAAGAGGCGACGTATATTTCGCCGATCTTTCCCCTGTCGTGGGGTCCGAGCAAGGCGGAGTGCGTCCCGTATTAGTATTACAAAATGATATTGGTAACCGTTTTAGTCCAACTGTTATTGTAGCAGCAATCACAGCTCAAATTCAAAAGGCGAAATTACCGACACATGTCGAAATAGATGCAGAAAAATACGGTTTTGAGCGTAATTCAGTTATTTTATTAGAACAAATCCGTACAATCGACAAACAGAGATTAACTGATAAAATAACTCAATTAGACAGTAACATGATGGAACGTATTGATAGAGGATTAGAAATTAGTTTAGGGTTAACTGATTTCTAA
- a CDS encoding RsbT co-antagonist protein RsbRA, translating to MPETLRRIVIENSDVISNNWLEELTEKRKSDYTSNISDSLYHSTNQEFINVIFASINRQWDTGEMDEFAERLINLGWPLSYITDGLQTFRRVTIEFILHQSDKVDTYEFSRILKIVEDWVEPIINQLVNQYSGSWEHTVSLQRMALQELSAPLIPVMENVTVMPLIGTIDTERAKLIMENLLEGVMKHNAEVVLIDITGVPVVDTMVAHHIIQAAEAVRLIGATCILVGIRPEIAQTIVNLGIDLSKFPTKSTLRKGFNTALKLTNREIVEVENTNEDITKILDSLK from the coding sequence ATGCCAGAAACATTACGTAGAATAGTTATTGAAAACAGTGATGTTATTTCAAATAATTGGTTAGAGGAATTGACGGAAAAGCGTAAGTCGGATTACACGTCTAATATTTCGGATAGCTTGTATCATTCCACGAATCAAGAGTTCATTAATGTTATTTTTGCCAGTATCAATCGTCAATGGGATACAGGAGAAATGGATGAATTCGCAGAAAGACTCATTAACCTGGGTTGGCCGTTGAGTTATATAACAGACGGCTTACAAACGTTTAGAAGAGTAACGATCGAATTCATTTTACATCAATCAGATAAAGTAGATACGTATGAATTCTCTCGCATTTTGAAAATAGTAGAAGATTGGGTGGAACCCATTATCAATCAACTCGTCAATCAATATTCCGGCAGCTGGGAACATACCGTTTCTTTACAGAGAATGGCATTGCAAGAATTAAGCGCGCCACTGATTCCGGTGATGGAGAATGTTACTGTTATGCCGTTAATTGGTACCATTGATACAGAACGTGCCAAACTAATTATGGAGAATTTATTGGAAGGTGTCATGAAACACAATGCAGAAGTGGTACTGATCGATATTACTGGTGTACCTGTAGTAGATACTATGGTAGCACATCATATTATTCAGGCAGCTGAGGCTGTGCGTTTAATTGGTGCAACATGTATTCTTGTAGGTATACGTCCGGAAATTGCACAAACAATTGTGAACTTAGGTATTGACCTTAGCAAATTTCCAACGAAGAGTACATTGCGAAAAGGATTTAACACGGCTCTTAAGTTAACAAACCGAGAAATAGTAGAAGTGGAAAATACAAATGAAGATATAACAAAGATATTGGACTCATTAAAATAG
- a CDS encoding STAS domain-containing protein produces MRIPILKLQNYLLVSIQIDLDDQTAIDFQEDLLSKIHKSGATGVVIDLTSVDIIDSFIAKVLGDVVSMSDLMGAKVVLTGIQPAVAMTLIDLGIHLQNVPTALDLEQGLIKLRQELEE; encoded by the coding sequence ATGAGAATACCAATATTAAAATTACAAAATTATTTATTGGTATCCATTCAAATCGATTTAGATGATCAAACAGCAATAGACTTTCAGGAAGACCTGCTTAGCAAGATTCATAAGAGCGGTGCGACAGGTGTGGTGATCGATTTGACTTCTGTTGATATCATCGACTCTTTTATTGCGAAAGTATTAGGGGATGTAGTATCCATGTCAGATTTAATGGGAGCGAAAGTAGTACTGACTGGAATACAGCCAGCTGTTGCGATGACTTTAATTGATCTTGGAATACATTTGCAAAACGTACCGACAGCACTTGATTTAGAGCAGGGGTTAATTAAACTTCGCCAGGAACTGGAGGAGTGA
- a CDS encoding anti-sigma regulatory factor, which translates to MITKPSVQINKEWDIVGARQMGRELAKELGFGTVDQARIATAISELARNIYLYAQKGQVTYEVIEEMNKKGIKIVASDKGPGIKDLSKVMEDGFSTSGGLGAGLPGVKRLMDYFDIVSEPEKGTTITTIKWVR; encoded by the coding sequence ATGATAACAAAACCAAGTGTGCAAATAAATAAAGAATGGGATATTGTTGGAGCTAGGCAAATGGGAAGAGAATTAGCCAAAGAATTAGGGTTTGGAACGGTTGATCAAGCCAGAATTGCCACTGCTATCTCAGAACTCGCGAGGAATATCTATTTGTATGCCCAAAAAGGTCAAGTGACATATGAAGTAATTGAAGAAATGAACAAAAAAGGCATCAAAATTGTTGCCTCAGATAAAGGTCCAGGAATCAAAGATCTAAGTAAAGTAATGGAGGATGGTTTTTCCACTTCCGGAGGACTAGGGGCAGGATTGCCTGGCGTCAAACGGTTGATGGACTATTTTGATATTGTCTCTGAACCGGAAAAAGGAACAACTATAACTACGATCAAGTGGGTTCGTTAG